The following are encoded in a window of Thunnus albacares chromosome 17, fThuAlb1.1, whole genome shotgun sequence genomic DNA:
- the LOC122966147 gene encoding TOM1-like protein 2 isoform X1 yields MEFLLGNPYSTPVGQCIERATDGGLQNEDWTLNMEICDIVNETDEGPKDAVRALKKRLSGNKNYREVMLALMVLETCVKNCGHRFHVQVANRDFIDGVLVKIISPKTNPPTIVQDKVLSLIQAWADAFRSSPDLTGVVHIYEELKRKGIEFPMADLDALSPIHTPQRGTPEVDPAMIKYLAPASPAAGPPKPAPAPAPTSATQVSQMPSPITATPEQIARLRSELDVVRGNIKVMSEMLTEMVPGQEDASDLELLQELNRTCRAMQQRVVELISRVSNEEVTEELLHVNDDLNNIFLRYERYERYRSGRAAQNNGMLSEASEDNLIDLGPGSPAVVTPRITSSPPPHSSAGATASPAHNSTTASLTSALGSLDVGSDSARGAASSLQARNRDDFDMFAQTRSSSLAEQRKNVKYEDPQALGGLASALDVRQQNTGGLRVKGDDNPADQELPIDSWLITQGMIPVSQSSVMDDIEEWLCADVKGDVPEEGVTSEEFDKFLEERAKVADTLPSPPGANPAHPVRAPSGSHKKAERTEDALFAL; encoded by the exons AGCGGGCCACAGATGGAGGCCTACAGAACGAAGACTGGACCCTCAACATGGAGATCTGCGATATCGTAAATGAGACGGACGAGGG GCCAAAAGATGCTGTGCGGGCACTGAAGAAAAGACTCAGTGGCAACAAGAATTATAGAGAAGTGATGCTGGCTCTGATG GTGTTGGAGACGTGTGTGAAGAACTGCGGACACAGATTTCACGTCCAGGTGGCCAACAGAGATTTCATTGATGGTGTTTTGGTCAAAATCATCTCCCCCAAAACCAATCCTCCAACCATCGTACAAGACAAAGTCCTGTCTCTCATACAG GCCTGGGCCGACGCCTTCAGGAGTAGCCCTGATCTAACTGGGGTGGTCCACATTTATGAAGAACTGAAGAGGAAGGGCATTGAGTTCCCAATGGCAGATCTGGATGCATTGTCTCCCATCCACACACCACAGAGG GGTACACCAGAGGTGGATCCAGCCATGATCAAGTACCTAGCCCCTGCATCACCTGCTGCCGGACCTCCTAAACCTGCCCCTGCCCCGGCCCCTACCTCTGCCACACAGGTGTCCCAGATGCCCAGCCCCATCACAGCAACTCCTGAACAG ATTGCCCGGCTGCGTAGTGAGCTGGACGTAGTGAGAGGAAACATCAAAGTCATGTCGGAGATGCTAACAGAGATGGTCCCCGGCCAGGAAGATGCCTCTGACCTGGAACTGCTTCAG GAGCTGAACAGGACATGCAGGGCTATGCAGCAGAGAGTGGTTGAGCTGATTTCTCGTGTGTCTAATGAGGAGGTGACTGAGGAACTGCTGCATGTCAATGATGACCTCAACAACATTTTCCTCCGATATGAGAG GTACGAGAGGTACAGGTCGGGTAGAGCCGCACAGAACAATGGG ATGTTGAGTGAGGCCTCAGAGGACAACCTGATAGACCTGGGCCCAGGCTCCCCTGCTGTAGTCACGCCACGGATCACCTCCAGCCCTCCGCCCCACTCCTCTGCCGGGGCCACTGCCTCCCCGGCCCATAATTCAACCACAGCCTCGCTAACCTCTGCACTCGGGAGCCTCG ATGTAGGTTCAGACAGTGCGAGAGGCGCTGCGTCTTCTCTACAAGCCCGCAACCGGGATGACTTTGACATGTTTGCCCAGACCAGGAGCAGCTCTCTGGCTGAACAACGCAAGAA TGTAAAGTATGAAGACCCTCAGGCTCTGGGCGGCCTGGCCTCGGCGTTGGATGTTAGACAACAGAACACAGGAGGG CTGAGGGTAAAAGGGGATGATAACCCAGCAGATCAGGAGCTGCCCATAGACAGCTGGCTTATTACCCAAGGAATG ATCCCCGTATCGCAGTCCTCTGTCATGGATGACATAGAGGAGTGGCTCTGTGCTGACGTG AAAGGAGATGTTCCAGAGGAAGGGGTAACCAGTGAAG AGTTCGATAAATTCCTGGAGGAGAGAGCGAAGGTGGCAGACACTCTGCCATCTCCCCCCGGAGCTAACCCTGCTCACCCTGTCCGTGCCCCTAGTGGATCCCACAAGAAGGCTGAGCGGACGGAAGATGCCCTCTTTGCCTTGTAG
- the LOC122966147 gene encoding TOM1-like protein 2 isoform X2 has product MEFLLGNPYSTPVGQCIERATDGGLQNEDWTLNMEICDIVNETDEGPKDAVRALKKRLSGNKNYREVMLALMVLETCVKNCGHRFHVQVANRDFIDGVLVKIISPKTNPPTIVQDKVLSLIQAWADAFRSSPDLTGVVHIYEELKRKGIEFPMADLDALSPIHTPQRGTPEVDPAMIKYLAPASPAAGPPKPAPAPAPTSATQVSQMPSPITATPEQIARLRSELDVVRGNIKVMSEMLTEMVPGQEDASDLELLQELNRTCRAMQQRVVELISRVSNEEVTEELLHVNDDLNNIFLRYERYERYRSGRAAQNNGMLSEASEDNLIDLGPGSPAVVTPRITSSPPPHSSAGATASPAHNSTTASLTSALGSLDVGSDSARGAASSLQARNRDDFDMFAQTRSSSLAEQRKNVKYEDPQALGGLASALDVRQQNTGGIPVSQSSVMDDIEEWLCADVKGDVPEEGVTSEEFDKFLEERAKVADTLPSPPGANPAHPVRAPSGSHKKAERTEDALFAL; this is encoded by the exons AGCGGGCCACAGATGGAGGCCTACAGAACGAAGACTGGACCCTCAACATGGAGATCTGCGATATCGTAAATGAGACGGACGAGGG GCCAAAAGATGCTGTGCGGGCACTGAAGAAAAGACTCAGTGGCAACAAGAATTATAGAGAAGTGATGCTGGCTCTGATG GTGTTGGAGACGTGTGTGAAGAACTGCGGACACAGATTTCACGTCCAGGTGGCCAACAGAGATTTCATTGATGGTGTTTTGGTCAAAATCATCTCCCCCAAAACCAATCCTCCAACCATCGTACAAGACAAAGTCCTGTCTCTCATACAG GCCTGGGCCGACGCCTTCAGGAGTAGCCCTGATCTAACTGGGGTGGTCCACATTTATGAAGAACTGAAGAGGAAGGGCATTGAGTTCCCAATGGCAGATCTGGATGCATTGTCTCCCATCCACACACCACAGAGG GGTACACCAGAGGTGGATCCAGCCATGATCAAGTACCTAGCCCCTGCATCACCTGCTGCCGGACCTCCTAAACCTGCCCCTGCCCCGGCCCCTACCTCTGCCACACAGGTGTCCCAGATGCCCAGCCCCATCACAGCAACTCCTGAACAG ATTGCCCGGCTGCGTAGTGAGCTGGACGTAGTGAGAGGAAACATCAAAGTCATGTCGGAGATGCTAACAGAGATGGTCCCCGGCCAGGAAGATGCCTCTGACCTGGAACTGCTTCAG GAGCTGAACAGGACATGCAGGGCTATGCAGCAGAGAGTGGTTGAGCTGATTTCTCGTGTGTCTAATGAGGAGGTGACTGAGGAACTGCTGCATGTCAATGATGACCTCAACAACATTTTCCTCCGATATGAGAG GTACGAGAGGTACAGGTCGGGTAGAGCCGCACAGAACAATGGG ATGTTGAGTGAGGCCTCAGAGGACAACCTGATAGACCTGGGCCCAGGCTCCCCTGCTGTAGTCACGCCACGGATCACCTCCAGCCCTCCGCCCCACTCCTCTGCCGGGGCCACTGCCTCCCCGGCCCATAATTCAACCACAGCCTCGCTAACCTCTGCACTCGGGAGCCTCG ATGTAGGTTCAGACAGTGCGAGAGGCGCTGCGTCTTCTCTACAAGCCCGCAACCGGGATGACTTTGACATGTTTGCCCAGACCAGGAGCAGCTCTCTGGCTGAACAACGCAAGAA TGTAAAGTATGAAGACCCTCAGGCTCTGGGCGGCCTGGCCTCGGCGTTGGATGTTAGACAACAGAACACAGGAGGG ATCCCCGTATCGCAGTCCTCTGTCATGGATGACATAGAGGAGTGGCTCTGTGCTGACGTG AAAGGAGATGTTCCAGAGGAAGGGGTAACCAGTGAAG AGTTCGATAAATTCCTGGAGGAGAGAGCGAAGGTGGCAGACACTCTGCCATCTCCCCCCGGAGCTAACCCTGCTCACCCTGTCCGTGCCCCTAGTGGATCCCACAAGAAGGCTGAGCGGACGGAAGATGCCCTCTTTGCCTTGTAG
- the LOC122966147 gene encoding TOM1-like protein 2 isoform X3, whose translation MEFLLGNPYSTPVGQCIERATDGGLQNEDWTLNMEICDIVNETDEGPKDAVRALKKRLSGNKNYREVMLALMVLETCVKNCGHRFHVQVANRDFIDGVLVKIISPKTNPPTIVQDKVLSLIQAWADAFRSSPDLTGVVHIYEELKRKGIEFPMADLDALSPIHTPQRGTPEVDPAMIKYLAPASPAAGPPKPAPAPAPTSATQVSQMPSPITATPEQIARLRSELDVVRGNIKVMSEMLTEMVPGQEDASDLELLQELNRTCRAMQQRVVELISRVSNEEVTEELLHVNDDLNNIFLRYERYERYRSGRAAQNNGMLSEASEDNLIDLGPGSPAVVTPRITSSPPPHSSAGATASPAHNSTTASLTSALGSLDVGSDSARGAASSLQARNRDDFDMFAQTRSSSLAEQRKNVKYEDPQALGGLASALDVRQQNTGGKGDVPEEGVTSEEFDKFLEERAKVADTLPSPPGANPAHPVRAPSGSHKKAERTEDALFAL comes from the exons AGCGGGCCACAGATGGAGGCCTACAGAACGAAGACTGGACCCTCAACATGGAGATCTGCGATATCGTAAATGAGACGGACGAGGG GCCAAAAGATGCTGTGCGGGCACTGAAGAAAAGACTCAGTGGCAACAAGAATTATAGAGAAGTGATGCTGGCTCTGATG GTGTTGGAGACGTGTGTGAAGAACTGCGGACACAGATTTCACGTCCAGGTGGCCAACAGAGATTTCATTGATGGTGTTTTGGTCAAAATCATCTCCCCCAAAACCAATCCTCCAACCATCGTACAAGACAAAGTCCTGTCTCTCATACAG GCCTGGGCCGACGCCTTCAGGAGTAGCCCTGATCTAACTGGGGTGGTCCACATTTATGAAGAACTGAAGAGGAAGGGCATTGAGTTCCCAATGGCAGATCTGGATGCATTGTCTCCCATCCACACACCACAGAGG GGTACACCAGAGGTGGATCCAGCCATGATCAAGTACCTAGCCCCTGCATCACCTGCTGCCGGACCTCCTAAACCTGCCCCTGCCCCGGCCCCTACCTCTGCCACACAGGTGTCCCAGATGCCCAGCCCCATCACAGCAACTCCTGAACAG ATTGCCCGGCTGCGTAGTGAGCTGGACGTAGTGAGAGGAAACATCAAAGTCATGTCGGAGATGCTAACAGAGATGGTCCCCGGCCAGGAAGATGCCTCTGACCTGGAACTGCTTCAG GAGCTGAACAGGACATGCAGGGCTATGCAGCAGAGAGTGGTTGAGCTGATTTCTCGTGTGTCTAATGAGGAGGTGACTGAGGAACTGCTGCATGTCAATGATGACCTCAACAACATTTTCCTCCGATATGAGAG GTACGAGAGGTACAGGTCGGGTAGAGCCGCACAGAACAATGGG ATGTTGAGTGAGGCCTCAGAGGACAACCTGATAGACCTGGGCCCAGGCTCCCCTGCTGTAGTCACGCCACGGATCACCTCCAGCCCTCCGCCCCACTCCTCTGCCGGGGCCACTGCCTCCCCGGCCCATAATTCAACCACAGCCTCGCTAACCTCTGCACTCGGGAGCCTCG ATGTAGGTTCAGACAGTGCGAGAGGCGCTGCGTCTTCTCTACAAGCCCGCAACCGGGATGACTTTGACATGTTTGCCCAGACCAGGAGCAGCTCTCTGGCTGAACAACGCAAGAA TGTAAAGTATGAAGACCCTCAGGCTCTGGGCGGCCTGGCCTCGGCGTTGGATGTTAGACAACAGAACACAGGAGGG AAAGGAGATGTTCCAGAGGAAGGGGTAACCAGTGAAG AGTTCGATAAATTCCTGGAGGAGAGAGCGAAGGTGGCAGACACTCTGCCATCTCCCCCCGGAGCTAACCCTGCTCACCCTGTCCGTGCCCCTAGTGGATCCCACAAGAAGGCTGAGCGGACGGAAGATGCCCTCTTTGCCTTGTAG